In Notamacropus eugenii isolate mMacEug1 chromosome 1, mMacEug1.pri_v2, whole genome shotgun sequence, one genomic interval encodes:
- the SLC25A25 gene encoding mitochondrial adenyl nucleotide antiporter SLC25A25 isoform X2 has translation MLQMLWHFLSSFFPRAGCQGSTERKDNEAKGKQDSAQGDQVSNLLGKQDRGADSTEKRPTILLVVGPAEQFPKKIVKAGDKDLDGQLDFEEFVHYLQDHEKKLRLVFKSLDKKNDGRIDAQEIMQSLRDLGVKISEQQAEKILKSMDKNGTMTIDWNEWRDYHLLHPVENVPEIILYWKHSTIFDVGENLTVPDEFTVEERQTGMWWRHLVAGGGAGAVSRTCTAPLDRLKVLMQVHASRSNNMCIVGGFTQMIREGGAKSLWRGNGINVIKIAPESAIKFMAYEQIKRLVGSDQETLRIHERLVAGSLAGAIAQSSIYPMEVLKTRMALRKTGQYSGMLDCAKKILSKEGITAFYKGYIPNMLGIIPYAGIDLAVYETLKNTWLQRYAVNSADPGVFVLLACGTISSTCGQLASYPLALVRTRMQAQASIEGAPEVTMSSLFKQILRTEGAFGLYRGLAPNFMKVIPAVSISYVVYENLKITLGVQSR, from the exons ATGCTGCAGATGCTCTGGCATTTTCTGTCTAGTTTTTTCCCTAGGGCTGGGTGCCAAGGCTCtacagagagaaaagataatgaagccAAAGGCAAACAAGATTCTGCCCAGGGAGACCAGGTGTCAAACCTGTTGGGGAAACAGGACAGAGGGGCTGATTCCACGGAAAAGAGACCAACCATTTTACTAGTAGTTGGACCTGCAGAGCAGTTTCCTAAG aaaatAGTAAAAGCTGGAGATAAAGACCTGGATGGGCAGCTGGATTTTGAGGAATTTGTTCATTACCTTCAAGATCatgagaagaaactgagacttgtcTTTAAGAGCTTGGACAAAAAGAATGATG GGCGCATTGATGCTCAGGAGATCATGCAGTCCCTGCGGGATCTGGGGGTCAAGATCTCTGAACAGCAGGCTGAAAAAATCCTTAAGAG CATGGATAAAAATGGAACTATGACAATTGACTGGAATGAATGGAGAGATTATCACCTTTTGCACCCAGTTGAAAATGTTCCTGAGATCATTCTGTACTGGAAGCATTCCACG ATCTTTGATGTGGGAGAGAATCTAACAGTCCCTGATGAGTTCACAGTGGAAGAAAGGCAGACAGGGATGTGGTGGAGACATCTCGTAGctggaggaggagcaggagctGTGTCCAGGACATGCACAGCACCCCTGGACCGGCTGAAGGTGCTCATGCAG GTCCATGCTTCCCGTAGCAACAACATGTGTATTGTTGGAGGGTTCACACAGATGATCCGAGAAGGAGGGGCCAAATCTCTGTGGCGTGGCAATGGCATTAATGTCATAAAAATTGCCCCAGAATCAGCTATTAAATTTATGGCCTATGAACAG ATCAAGCGTCTTGTTGGTAGTGACCAGGAAACACTGAGGATTCATGAGAGGCTGGTGGCAGGCTCTCTGGCAGGAGCTATTGCCCAGAGTAGCATCTATCCTATGGAA GTCCTAAAGACAAGGATGGCACTACGGAAAACAGGGCAGTATTCAGGCATGTTGGATTGTGCCAAGAAGATCCTgtccaaggagggaataacgGCTTTCTACAAAGGCTATATCCCTAATATGCTTGGAATTATTCCTTATGCAGGAATAGACCTGGCTGTCTATGAG acaCTAAAAAATACCTGGTTACAACGGTATGCAGTCAATAGTGCAGACCCTGGTGTGTTTGTCCTCTTGGCTTGTGGTACAATATCCAGTACTTGCGGACAGCTGGCCAGTTACCCTCTGGCTCTCGTGAGGACTCGAATGCAAGCCCAGG CTTCTATTGAGGGAGCACCAGAAGTGACCATGAGTAGCCTCTTCAAACAAATCCTTCGGACAGAAGGAGCATTTGGCCTGTATAGAGGTTTGGCCCCCAACTTCATGAAGGTGATCCCAGCTGTGAGCATCAGTTATGTGGTATATGAGAACCTGAAGATCACCTTAGGAGTGCAGTCTCGGTGA
- the SLC25A25 gene encoding mitochondrial adenyl nucleotide antiporter SLC25A25 isoform X3, which produces MLCLCLYVPLIGEAQTEFQYFESKGLPAELKSIFKLSVFIPSEEFSTYRQWKQKIVKAGDKDLDGQLDFEEFVHYLQDHEKKLRLVFKSLDKKNDGRIDAQEIMQSLRDLGVKISEQQAEKILKSMDKNGTMTIDWNEWRDYHLLHPVENVPEIILYWKHSTIFDVGENLTVPDEFTVEERQTGMWWRHLVAGGGAGAVSRTCTAPLDRLKVLMQVHASRSNNMCIVGGFTQMIREGGAKSLWRGNGINVIKIAPESAIKFMAYEQIKRLVGSDQETLRIHERLVAGSLAGAIAQSSIYPMEVLKTRMALRKTGQYSGMLDCAKKILSKEGITAFYKGYIPNMLGIIPYAGIDLAVYETLKNTWLQRYAVNSADPGVFVLLACGTISSTCGQLASYPLALVRTRMQAQASIEGAPEVTMSSLFKQILRTEGAFGLYRGLAPNFMKVIPAVSISYVVYENLKITLGVQSR; this is translated from the exons ATGCTCTGCCTGTGCCTCTATGTGCCACTGATTGGTGAGGCCCAAACAGAGTTCCAATACTTTGAATCCAAGGGACTTCCTGCAGAACTTAAATCCATCTTCAAACTTAGTGTCTTTATCCCTTCTGAGGAATTTTCCACCTACCGACAATGGAAGCAG aaaatAGTAAAAGCTGGAGATAAAGACCTGGATGGGCAGCTGGATTTTGAGGAATTTGTTCATTACCTTCAAGATCatgagaagaaactgagacttgtcTTTAAGAGCTTGGACAAAAAGAATGATG GGCGCATTGATGCTCAGGAGATCATGCAGTCCCTGCGGGATCTGGGGGTCAAGATCTCTGAACAGCAGGCTGAAAAAATCCTTAAGAG CATGGATAAAAATGGAACTATGACAATTGACTGGAATGAATGGAGAGATTATCACCTTTTGCACCCAGTTGAAAATGTTCCTGAGATCATTCTGTACTGGAAGCATTCCACG ATCTTTGATGTGGGAGAGAATCTAACAGTCCCTGATGAGTTCACAGTGGAAGAAAGGCAGACAGGGATGTGGTGGAGACATCTCGTAGctggaggaggagcaggagctGTGTCCAGGACATGCACAGCACCCCTGGACCGGCTGAAGGTGCTCATGCAG GTCCATGCTTCCCGTAGCAACAACATGTGTATTGTTGGAGGGTTCACACAGATGATCCGAGAAGGAGGGGCCAAATCTCTGTGGCGTGGCAATGGCATTAATGTCATAAAAATTGCCCCAGAATCAGCTATTAAATTTATGGCCTATGAACAG ATCAAGCGTCTTGTTGGTAGTGACCAGGAAACACTGAGGATTCATGAGAGGCTGGTGGCAGGCTCTCTGGCAGGAGCTATTGCCCAGAGTAGCATCTATCCTATGGAA GTCCTAAAGACAAGGATGGCACTACGGAAAACAGGGCAGTATTCAGGCATGTTGGATTGTGCCAAGAAGATCCTgtccaaggagggaataacgGCTTTCTACAAAGGCTATATCCCTAATATGCTTGGAATTATTCCTTATGCAGGAATAGACCTGGCTGTCTATGAG acaCTAAAAAATACCTGGTTACAACGGTATGCAGTCAATAGTGCAGACCCTGGTGTGTTTGTCCTCTTGGCTTGTGGTACAATATCCAGTACTTGCGGACAGCTGGCCAGTTACCCTCTGGCTCTCGTGAGGACTCGAATGCAAGCCCAGG CTTCTATTGAGGGAGCACCAGAAGTGACCATGAGTAGCCTCTTCAAACAAATCCTTCGGACAGAAGGAGCATTTGGCCTGTATAGAGGTTTGGCCCCCAACTTCATGAAGGTGATCCCAGCTGTGAGCATCAGTTATGTGGTATATGAGAACCTGAAGATCACCTTAGGAGTGCAGTCTCGGTGA
- the SLC25A25 gene encoding mitochondrial adenyl nucleotide antiporter SLC25A25 isoform X4: MQSLRDLGVKISEQQAEKILKSMDKNGTMTIDWNEWRDYHLLHPVENVPEIILYWKHSTIFDVGENLTVPDEFTVEERQTGMWWRHLVAGGGAGAVSRTCTAPLDRLKVLMQVHASRSNNMCIVGGFTQMIREGGAKSLWRGNGINVIKIAPESAIKFMAYEQIKRLVGSDQETLRIHERLVAGSLAGAIAQSSIYPMEVLKTRMALRKTGQYSGMLDCAKKILSKEGITAFYKGYIPNMLGIIPYAGIDLAVYETLKNTWLQRYAVNSADPGVFVLLACGTISSTCGQLASYPLALVRTRMQAQASIEGAPEVTMSSLFKQILRTEGAFGLYRGLAPNFMKVIPAVSISYVVYENLKITLGVQSR, encoded by the exons ATGCAGTCCCTGCGGGATCTGGGGGTCAAGATCTCTGAACAGCAGGCTGAAAAAATCCTTAAGAG CATGGATAAAAATGGAACTATGACAATTGACTGGAATGAATGGAGAGATTATCACCTTTTGCACCCAGTTGAAAATGTTCCTGAGATCATTCTGTACTGGAAGCATTCCACG ATCTTTGATGTGGGAGAGAATCTAACAGTCCCTGATGAGTTCACAGTGGAAGAAAGGCAGACAGGGATGTGGTGGAGACATCTCGTAGctggaggaggagcaggagctGTGTCCAGGACATGCACAGCACCCCTGGACCGGCTGAAGGTGCTCATGCAG GTCCATGCTTCCCGTAGCAACAACATGTGTATTGTTGGAGGGTTCACACAGATGATCCGAGAAGGAGGGGCCAAATCTCTGTGGCGTGGCAATGGCATTAATGTCATAAAAATTGCCCCAGAATCAGCTATTAAATTTATGGCCTATGAACAG ATCAAGCGTCTTGTTGGTAGTGACCAGGAAACACTGAGGATTCATGAGAGGCTGGTGGCAGGCTCTCTGGCAGGAGCTATTGCCCAGAGTAGCATCTATCCTATGGAA GTCCTAAAGACAAGGATGGCACTACGGAAAACAGGGCAGTATTCAGGCATGTTGGATTGTGCCAAGAAGATCCTgtccaaggagggaataacgGCTTTCTACAAAGGCTATATCCCTAATATGCTTGGAATTATTCCTTATGCAGGAATAGACCTGGCTGTCTATGAG acaCTAAAAAATACCTGGTTACAACGGTATGCAGTCAATAGTGCAGACCCTGGTGTGTTTGTCCTCTTGGCTTGTGGTACAATATCCAGTACTTGCGGACAGCTGGCCAGTTACCCTCTGGCTCTCGTGAGGACTCGAATGCAAGCCCAGG CTTCTATTGAGGGAGCACCAGAAGTGACCATGAGTAGCCTCTTCAAACAAATCCTTCGGACAGAAGGAGCATTTGGCCTGTATAGAGGTTTGGCCCCCAACTTCATGAAGGTGATCCCAGCTGTGAGCATCAGTTATGTGGTATATGAGAACCTGAAGATCACCTTAGGAGTGCAGTCTCGGTGA